In Halobacterium noricense, the genomic stretch TAGCGCATGATGGAGGGCGTCCCGAAGTCCGAGAGCGCGTACAGCGCGGCGAGCAGCGCGCCCGCGGTCACGCCCGGAAGTATCTGGGGGACGGTGACGCGCTCGAACGCCTCCCACCGCGAGTGGTTGAGGGTGCGCGCGGCTTCGACGAGCGTGCCGTCGAAGGAGAGCAGCGCGGCCCGCGTGGTGAGGAAGACGTAGGGGTACGTGAACAGAATCAGCACGAGCGCCGTGCCGTGGAGCCCGTAGATGGCGGGGATGCGTTCGACGCCCAGCGGGGCGAGCGCGTCCGCGAGGTCGCCTTGCGGGCCGAACGCGGAGACGAACGTGAACGCGCCGATGTAGCTCGGGACGACCAGCGGGAGCGCCGCGACGACCGTCCAGGCGCGCCGCCCCGGGAGGTCGGTCTGGACGGTGAGCACGGCCAGCGGCACGCCGACGAGCACGCAGCCCAGCGTCACCCAGACCACGAGCACGAAGCTGTTGACGAGCACGTCGAGGCTGCCGGTCTCCGTGAGGAGGCCGACGAGGTGGCCGAGCCCGTAGTTCGACGCGCGGACGAGCAGGCCGACCAGCGGCAGGGAGACGAACGCCGCGACGGCGCCGGCCAGCACTGCGAGCGAGAGCCCCGGCTCGTCGTCGCCGTCGACGGCGTCGCGGAGGCGTGCGAGGCGCTCGCGGGCTGCCATCTACGAGAGGATGCCGACGTCCTCGAGGAGTTGGATGGTTGGCTGGACGTCCGACAGCGCCTGGAGGTCCAGGTCCGGCGGCGAGAGCTCCTCGATGGTGGGGAGCGGGCCGACCGGCTCGACGCCCTCGATCATCGGGAAGGCGAAGCCGCGGGTGGCGAGGAACTCCTGGGCTTCCGCGGAGAGCAGGTGGCGGACGAACAGGTCCGCGAGTTCGGGGTCGGCAGCGCCGTCGAGGACGCTCGCGCCGGCGGTGTTGACGAGCGCGCTGGCGTCGTTCTCGGTGAACGCCAGGTCGAGGGGGGCGTCGGGAGTGTTGGCGAACACGAGCATGGGGTAGTAGTGGTTCGTCAATCCGAGGCCGACCTCGCCGTTCGTGATGCCCTGCGAGACGGTGGCGTACTCGCTGTCGTAGCGCGCGGGGTTCTGGTCGAGCATGTTGTTCAGCCACTCGCGGGTGCCGTCCTCCCCGCGGAGCTGGCGCATCGCGGTGACGAACCCGTGGAACGCGCCGTACGTGGGAGCCCACCCGATGGTGTCGGTGAAGCGGTCCTCGGTCGCAATCGCGTCGACGCTGGCGGGAATCTCGGACGCGCTGAACTGGTTCGTGTTGTAGGGAATCGCGCGCGACCGGCCGGCGACGCCGGCCCACTGGTCGGTCACGAACCGGTCGTCGGCGACCATCGAGGTGGCGTCGCTGGAGAGGTCGAGGGTGGCGCTGTTGTCCGCGACGTACGCCAGCGAGCCGGCGTCGACCGACCAGAAGACGTCGGCCTGCGTGGTGTTGCTCTCGTACTCGTCGACGATGACGTTCGCGAGCTGCGAGGACGGCTGCGTCTGGGCGGACGCCTCGAAGCCGTCGTAGTACTGGTTGAGGAGGTCGATGAGCGTGGTGTAGCGGCCGCCCTCGCCGCCGCCGAGGTAGATGGAGAGTTCGCCGTCGAGGTCGGGGAGGTCCTCGATGGAGGTGCCGCCGGGCGCGGGCCGGCCGGAGACGAGTTCGCCGGAGCCACGGAAGTCCGCGAGCGTCGGCTGGTCGCCGTCACCGCCGCTGCCGCTCCCGCCGTCGCCGAGGATGCCCGTACAGCCCGCGAGTGCGGTCGTCGAAGCTACACCCGCCGCCGCGAGGAAGCGCCGGCGCGTCTGGCTGTGTCGCTCACTCATGTGTTGGATTAGGCCGGCCTAAAACTCTTATAACTACCGGTTCCGGTGCCCGCGGCCGGGTCAGTCGTCGGCGGGCGCAGGCGCGCGCTGGTCCGCCAGCGCCGCACAGCAGTCCACCCAGTCCAGCAGGTACTCCCCGCACTCCACGAGGAACGCGCCGTTGTTGTACTCCTCGTAGTCGCCCTCCACGAGGCGCTCGCCGACTGCACGCGCAACAGCCTCGTAGGAGTCCTCCTCGGGCTCGACGGCCGCGACCTCCGTCCAGAAGTGCTCGTTGAGTTCGAGGCCCGCGACCTCGTTGGCGAGGTCGTCGAACGTCGACCGCGGAGCCTTGTTGTGCTTGCACAGCGGCGCGCCGTTGTAGAGTTCGCCGCCCACCACGTCGGCCGCACGCTTCAGGAGTACGCCGCTCCAGATGTCGTCGAAGCGCCCGACTTCCCACGCGTTGTCGTCCATCGGGAACTGGTAGAACGCGGGCACGACCTCGCGGCGGAACGCGAGGTTCATCGAGCACACCGTGAGATAGTCGCCCTCCGCCGCGACGAAGTCGCGGTCGAAGTCCTCGAAGCCCGTGCGCGTCTGCGCCTGGCCCTGCAGGTCGCCGTCCATCAGGATGCGCACCGCGTCGAGGTCCGGGACGTTCGTCCAGAGGCCCTGCGAGGCGACCACGTGGTCCGTCTCGGTCGTGTCCGTCTCGACGTCCTCGTCCATCGCGGAGTAGGGGTAGCCGCGCGGGTAGAGGTCGGAGTCGGACTGGTAGAGGACGTTCACCCAGTGCTCGTCCGAGGACACTTCCTCGACACTCCCCTCGTGGGCGAGGTTGTCGAGGTGCGTGCCGAAGAAGTCCCACTCGTCGTGGGGGAGCGTGTCGTCGTCGATGAACACGCCGTACTCGAAGTCGTTCGCCCAGAGGTAGAGCAGGCCGAACGACGTCTGGGCGTGGCTGGCAGCGGGAATCAGGTGGCTGTACTGTTCGAGGCCCTGCTCGTCGAACCACGCCTCGCGGTCGCTGCCGTCGAAGACAGCGCCGGCGACGCCCTCCTCGTCGAGCATCTCGCGCATCCCCTCGGTGTCACAGAACTCCTCGGTGACGAGGACGACGAACAGGCGGTCCAGGTCGAAGCCGTGGTCGCGGGCGTTCCGGAAGTACTCGCGCATGCACTCGTACTCCCGAATCGTCGGCACGACCACGCAGACGTCTCGGGTCATCCGTTGGAGGCGTCTATTTAGGCCACCCTAAAGTACGTGTCGATGTTTAGGCCGTCCTAAATACTCAGGTGAGGCCGGCGACCGACTGCTGGAGGCGCACCGTCGGCGGCACCAGCAGGCCGCCCAGCAACACCAGAAACACGTGGAACACGCCGTCGGCGACCGCAGCGGGCGCGAGCAGCGCCAACGCTTCGGCGGCCGCCACGCCGGTCGCGCACACCAACACGAGCAGCAGGTGGCGGCGCAGGCTGTCCAGCGCGGTGCCGTGCGCCAGCGTCTCCAGGCGCTCGCTGAACACGACGCCGTACGCCGCGAACCCGAGCGCGCCCAGCGCCTTCACGCCGGCCGCTATCGCGGGCTGGTCGATGAGCAACACGACCAGCCACTCCGCGGCGATGACGACGACGAACCCGAATTCGAGCCGTCTGACCCGGTCGAGCGAAACCGCGCGCTCCTCGGGCGACGGCGCGAGCGCGCTGTTGAAGTACACCTCCCGCAGCGCGAACGTCAAAAACGCGATGGCCACGAGCAGCGAGACGTCCGCGAACGCGCGCACCACGCTCGCGTCCCGCACCGTCAACACGAGCCCGAGCACGCCGAAGGCCGCGAACGCCAGCCCGAGGTACGTGAGGTACCCCCAGAAGTCGTCGTACCCCTCCAGTCGGTCGAACGCGTAGTTCTGGACCGCGTAGTACGTGAACGCCAGCCCGGCGACGAGGACGATACCGTAGGCCGCGAACGCGACCGCCGACAGCGTCTCCGCGGCGGTCATCCGCCCACCCCGTCGAGGTCGGCGGCGAAGTCGTCGAGCGCGCGCTGGAAGTCCAGCAGGGTGGCGAACCGCGCGCGCTTCTCCGGGGCCAACGCCCGCGCGAACAGGTCGTCGGCGCTCGCCGGAAGCGCCGGATTCTGTTCGGACGCCGGAATTCGTCCCTCGTCGTCGCCCGGCGGTTCACCCGTCAGCAGGAAGTACGTCAGCGCGCCCAGCCCGTAGACGTCCGTCGCCTGGTCGAAGCGGCCGTACGTCTCCGGGTTGTGGTGCTCGGGGGCCGCGAACGCGGCCGGAACCGGCGGCGTGCGGCGCGCGCTGGCGGCGTGCGCGAACCCCCAGTCGCCGAGCAGCGGCGCGTCCCACGTCCGCGCGCCCGTCTCCACGAACCGCACCGCGCCCGAGCGGATGCCGCCGTGGACGACGCCCCGCGAGTGGGCGTGACTGACCGCGCGCGTGAGGACGCTGGCGTCCCAGACGGCCTCCGCTAGCGTCACCGGCGCGCCGCGGCCGTCGAGCGTGTCGCCGTCGTCGTAGCGCGTCGCCAGCCAGCGCGCGCCATAGCCGAGCACGGCGACCACGTGGTCGTGATCGTCGACGCCCGCCCACTGCTCGACGGCGTCAGCGAACGCCGACGCGACCGCGCTCTCGTCGGCGTGCAGCCGCCGGACCGTCGCCAGCCCGTGTTCGAGCACGTCCTCGTCGACGTCCGCGCGGTAGTCGGTCGTCAGCACGCCCTCGCGGAGTTTCAGGTTCGGCGAGACGGCCTCGGCGTCGAGTGTCACGTCCGGCGGGTCCGGAATCTCCGCAGGCGGCCCCGCGTCGGCCTCGTCAGTCTCGGTCTCCTCGCCGCGGACCGGCGCGTTCTGCCCGAACGAGACGTGAACCGGCCGCGAACGGTCGTCGTCGGCGTTCACCGTGACCACGGAGACGCCGTCGGGGAACAGGTCCGCGTACGCCGGGTGCGAGCGCACGACCATCGGGTAGCCCGCGTCCTCCGCGCGCTCCGCGATGGCGGCCGTCACCTCGGCGACCGCCTGCTTCGCGTACCGCTGGACGAGCGCGTCCTCGGACTGCGTGAGCGGCGCAATCGCCGACAGGCCCGTCGAGGCCCGGGCGGGGTAGGACTTCGTGACGCCCGCGAGCGCGACCACGCCGTTCTGCCGGACGAGCGGGTCGTCGGCCCGCGTCAGCGAGACGAGGTCGGAGAACTGCACGGAGAGCGCGTCGGGCTGGCGCTCGGCGAGTTCCGCGAGCACCCACGTCGCGCCCCGCCGCACCCACACGTCGTCGTCACGGATCGCGTCGCGGACGTCGTCGAGGACGGCGCGGACCTCGGTCGGCTCGGTGGTGACGGCCTCCACGAGCCGCCACGCGGCACCCGCGCGCTCGTCGGCGTCGTCGCTGTGGAGGCGCTCGGCGAGCTCCTCGACGCCGTCGGCGTCCACGGACTGCCGGAGCGCGGCAACCCGTTCCTCGTCGACCGGGCCGTCTGTGTGACGTTCCATGCGCGTTGCTATCGAGCCAACTTCGCCGGCACCCGCATTGAACCTTCGGCTTTCCCCGGTGGTTTTGCTGCCCCGGCACCTCTCGCCCGGTATGGGAGACATCTGGGACCGGGCGACGCTCGCCGAGACGCCCGCCCGCGAGACGGCGCTGGCGTGCGTCGAGGCCGGCATCGACGCTGCACACCCCGCTCGCGTCGTGGCCGACGAAATCGCGGTCGACAGAGAGACGCTCCGCGTCGCGGACGCGACCTACGACCTCGCCGGCCACGACCGCGTCGTCGTGCTCGGCGGCGGGAATGCGGCCGCACACGTCGCTCGCGTGCTCGCCGACGCGCTCGGTGACCGACTCGACGGCGGGTGCGTGGTGACCGACGACCCTATCGACGTGCCAGGCGTGGCCGTGCTCCCGAGCGACCACCCCGTGCCTTCGGAGCGCGGCGTCGCCTCCACCAAGGAACTGCTCGACGCCGCCCGCGGCTGCGACGCCGACACGCTCGTGCTCGCGGTGATAACCGGGGGCGGCAGCGCGGTGCTGCCCGCGCCCGCAGACGGACTCTCCCTATCTGACTTGCAGGCCACGACGGAGGCGCTGTTGCGCTCGGGCGCGCCGATTCACGACGTGAACGCCGTCCGCAAACACTGCTCGGCGCTGAAGGGCGGCCAGCTCGCGCGAGCGCTCGCGCCGGCGACCGTCGTGACGCTCGTGTTCAGCGATGTCGTCGGCAACGACCTTGACGTCGTCGCCAGCGGACCCACAGTCTCGGACACCTCGACGTACGGCGACGCCCTGGCCGTCCTCGACGACTACGCGGTCGACGTTCCCGCCGCAGTCCGCGACCGCCTCGAACGCGGCGCGCGTGGCGATCTCCCGGAGACACCTAGTGAGGACGACCCGGCATTCGAGGACGTCGACACGCACGTGCTCGCGGACGGCTCTACTGCGCTCGCCGCGGCCAGCGACGCCGCCCGCGAGCGCGGCTACGAGACCCTGATTCTGTCCTCGTGTATCGAGGGCGAAGCCCGCGAGGTCGGTGGAGTCCACGCCGCGATTGGAACGGACGCCGCGAACACGGGCAACCCGGTCGACCCGCCCGCCGTCGTGCTCTCGGGCGGCGAACTCACGGTGACCGTCGAGGGCGACGGCGACGGCGGCCCGAATCAGGAATGCGCGCTCGCCGCCACCCATCGGCTCCCCGACGGCGCGGCGTTCGCGTGCGTGGACACGGACGGCATCGACGGCGCGAGCGAGCACGCCGGCGCGCTCGTCGACAGCGAGACGGTCGACGACCTGGCCGACGCCCGCGCGGCGCTCCACGAAAACGACGCCGGCGGCTTCCTCGCCGACCAGAACGCGCTGCTCCGTACTGGTCCGACTGGAACGAACGTCAACGACCTGCGCGTGCTCGTCGTCGAGAACTGAGCGCCTACCTGAATCAAGGAGGGTCCCGGCCTTTGGCCGGGCGTGAATCCGACACCCCACGCCACTACCCACGTTCGACGCTCATTCCGGGGTATCTTCTCTGACTTTCTTCTCGCCTTCGAGGAGTAACCCTTTCCACGTCAATCCACGGTGCTTCTTCAATTCCTTCAACCGCTTGTACTGTTCTTCGTCATCGAACTCGATTCGGACTGCAACCATATAGTAGCACACAGAACACATATTTATGTGTGTTCGGGTGCAACCAGTAGTTGATGAAGCGATCCAACACGTTCGATGTGGTGCCTCAGTCCGAGGAGGACGAGGAGTTGCTTCGACGCCTGTTGGACGCTTCTGCCGCTCTCTGGAACGAAATCAACTACGAGCGCCGCGAGAACTACGCCGACCCCGACGGAGACGTGTGGGACATCAGCGAGTATCGTGGGCGCTATGGCGGGACGGTCGGTGCTTCGACGGTTCAGCAAATCGAACGTAAGAACCGCGAAGCATGGAAGTCGTTCTTCGCGCTCAAGGAGAAGGGCGAAGCTAACGGCAAGCCCGGATTCTGGGGGAACTCGGAAGATGGACGCGAACTCCGGGCGTACATACGCAACACGTCGTACTCCGTTGAGTGGGGTGAATACTCCCGGCTCGAAATTCTCGTCGGCCAAGACCTAAAAGACGAGTACGGGCTTGGATACCGCGAACGCCTCCGGCTTGAAGTTCGGGGCAATCCCAATTGGAAGGAGTACGAGAAGCAGGGTCGGTTGGAGTTGTTCTACGACGAGCAAGCACAAACGTTCAGGGCCTTTCAGCCAGTCACCGTTGATGATTCTCGACTGGCACACCCACTGGCTTCGGAAGAAGCCGCTCTGGACATCGGTGCGAACAACCTCGTCGCCTGCACAACCACAACCGGCACCCAACTCCTGTACGAAGGACGCGACTTGTTCGAGCGGTTCCGCGAGACGACGCGAGAAATCGCGCTACTCCAATCACTCTTGGAGGAAGGTCGGTACAGTAGTCACCGTATCCGACGCCTGTACGACCGACGCACCAAGCGGCGTGACCACGCCCAAGACGCGCTCGCCCGTGACCTCATCGAACGGCTGTACGACGAAGGCGTTTCGACAGTGTACGTAGGGGCGTTGACGGACGTACTTGAAACGCACTGGTCGGTGGAGACGAACGCGAAGACGCACAACTTCTGGGCGTTCCGAGCGTTCATAAACCGGCTGGCGTGTACTGCCGAAGAATACGGTATCTCAGTGGAAGTACGGTCTGAGGCGTGGACGAGTCAGGAGTGTCCGAACTGTGGTTCGATAGAAGATACGACGCGTCACCGCGACACGCTGACGTGCCCATGTGGATTCGAGGGTCACGCTGACCTCGTGGCCTCAGAGACGTTCTTGAGACGGCAGACAACGGTAACACGGTCGATGGCACGGCCTGTATGCCTCAAGTGGGACGACCATCACTGGTCAGAGTTACCACGCTCAGTTCCCAACGAGGAGCATACGAACCCGCAAGTTGCCTCCGTGGGCCGGTAAGCGATACCCCCAGCGCGAGGAAACCCCGGCGTTCACGCCGGGGAGGATGTCATAGCCAGCGGGAGAACACGGACTCGTCCGTGTCCCGGTGGACGGTTAGGACCGGGCCGGACTCGCCGTCCTGTTCGACTTCGTCGGTCGTCGACCCGAAGAGGAACCGCCTGAGCCGCCCCTTCTCGGGCGCGCCGAGCACCGTCACGTCGTGGTAGCCGGCGTGCTCGATGATTTCGTCCGCGGGCTCGGCGGCCTCGACGACGTGGTGGTCGACTTCGACGTCGTCGCCCAGCCGGTGCTCGTAGGCGTCCAGCAGCGCGTCAACGTCCCCTCGCTCCGACTCGCTCGCGTCCTCGCCGACGACGTGGAAGAGTTCGATCCAGCAGCCGGAGGCGCGCGCAATCGCCTCCGCGATGCGCGTCGCCAGCCCCGAGTGTGGCCCCTTCGCTACCGGCACGAGGATGCTGGACGGCGACTCGAAGGTGTCCATGCGCGTCCCGACGACGTTGTGACACCGCGACGCGACCGTCTGCTCGTCGCGGCCCCGCGAGAAGAAGCCCTGTTCCTCGCGGTCGACGACCGTCGCCGTTATCGAGTGCGAGTCGACGAACGCGTCGAGGACCCCGTTCGAGAACTCGTCCTCGAACTGCGCGACGGGGACGTCGAACTCCTCGCGGACCGCCAACTCCAGTTCCGCCTCGTCGCGCAGTTCGTTCGCGTCCGCCAGCCCGCCCGCCTCGGTCGCGTGCAGGATGTACAGTTCGCCGTCGCTCCCGAACGTGATGCTCGCGCCGAGGAGGCTCGTCTCCGTCCGGTTCGCGGCTTCGCAGAACGGCACGAGGATGCGCTGCTCGTCGGCCGGCCAGTCGACGCCCTCGTGGTCGAGGACTTGCGGCCACGGTCGGTCGCCGGAGTTGATGCTCATGGGGGCTGTTCGGCCGACGAAGTGATAAATTACCGCCGTCGTCGCCACGGTTCTGAGACGTTGTGTAAATTTTGTTCGTCCAGATTATTCTATAATATCGGAACAGAGGGACAGCAGTTCGAGCGTAGTTCAAACGTATATATTGTAATAGTGGAATTTAGTTTTCGAGCGGGAAGAAACATACGTGTGGATGTGGAACGGGGGGACGATGGAAGGCAACGACTCGAACCCCCTCGAACCCCGCGAGGACGCCGGTCGGTTCCGCTACCTCTTCGAGCACGTGCAGGACGCCGTCGTGGAGTTCGAACTGGACGACGAGGAGCCCATCGTCGCGACGGTCAACCACTCGTTCTGTGAGATGTTCGGCGTGGACCGCGGGGAAGTCGTGGGTGCGTCGCTGAACGACCTCATCGTCCCGAGCGAGCGGGTGACCGAGAGCAACCGCTTCGACCAGCGCACCGCCGCGGGCAAGTCGAACTACGCCATCGTCGACCGGCGCACCGAGGACGGCCTGAAGACGCTGCTCTACCGGGGCATCCCCTCCGACGGCGGCGACGGCGGGTTCGCGCTGTACACCGACCTCACCGACGAGATTCGCCAGGAGCGCGAATTGTCGGTGCTCAATCGCGTGCTCCGGTACAACCTCTCCGAGGAAGTCGACGCCTTGCTCGATCACGCCGAGGCCCTCGCCGCGTCGGTCGAGGACCCCGAACTGGTCGACACCGCGCGAGGAATCCGGGAGCGCGCGCTCGCACTCGACCGCACCAGCGAGGAAGCGAGGGATATCGAGCGCGTGTTGGACGCGGACCCGGACCTGGAGCCGACCGACCTCGGCCACGTGGTGCAGTCGGCGCTCGACGACGTGCCCTTGGTCGACTACGCGGACGTGACCGTCGACGTCGAGGACGCGCCGCGAGTCATGTCCGGGGGCCACCTCGACCGTGCGGTCGCCGCACTCGTCGACAACGCGATTCGCTACACCGACGACGAGACGCCCAGCGTCCAGGTTACCGCGCGCCGGACGGACGGCGAAGTCGCGCTGACGGTGAGCGATGACGGGCCTGGCCTCCCGGACAAGGAGCGGCGGCTCCTCACCGGCGACATCGACCTGACGCCGCTCGACCACGGGAGCGGGCTCGGCCTGTGGCTGGTTCGGTGGATTGCGACCGCCTACGACGGCGCTGTCACGTACGAAGAGCGTGCGAGCGGCGGGAGCGACGTCACGCTCGAACTCCGCGTCGCGTCGGAGCGCTAAACGACGGTGGGAGTGGGATGAGACGTATTCGAGGACGAGAATTCGGACAGACCACCGTGCAGCGGCGACATTTCTTGTCCGGTCGCGTGTCGGCGCGAACGTGAAAGCGTAAAGACCCCGCTCCGAGACGGTGGGGGTATGGACCGCGTAGCAATCATCGGTGCGTCGATGACGACGTTCGGCGACCGCGACGCGTGGGTGCGGGAGTTGCTGGCGGAGGCCGGCGACGCCGCCCTGCGGGACGCGGGCGTGGACGGCGACGACCTCGACCACCTCTACGTCTCGAACATGGCCAGCGGCGAGTTCGAGGGACAGACCGGCGTCCCGAACGCGCTCGCCCACGACCTCGGCGCGCTCGGCGCGTACACCCAGCGCGTCGACCAGACGAGCGCCTCCGGCGGCGCGGGCATCTACGCCGCGTGGCAGTCCGTCGCCTCCGGCGCGAGCGACATGACGCTGCTCGTCGGCGGCGAGAAGATGACCCACAAGACCACGGGCGAGGCGACGGACGTCATCGCCAGCCTCACCCACCCCGTGGAGTACAAGCACGGCGTCACGCTCCCGAGTTTCGCGGGCCTCACCGCGCGCAAGTACCTCGACGAGTACGACGCGCCCCGCGAGAGCCTCGGCAAGGTCGCCGTGAAGAACCACCGCAACGGCGTGGACAACCCCCACGCGCAGTTCCGCAAGGAAGTCGACCTGGAGACGGTGCTGGACTCGCCAATCGTCGCGGACCCGCTGCGGCTGTACGACTTCTGCCCCATCACGGACGGCAGTTCCGCGCTGCTGTTCTGTCCGGAGTCCGTCGCCGAGGAGTACGCCGACGACTACGTCGTCGTCTCCGGCATCGGCGGCGCGACCGACACCCACGTCGTCCACGAGCGCGAGGACCCGACGACCATGCAGGGCGTCGTGGAGTCCTCCGAAATCGCCTACGAGATGGCCGACTGCGGCCCCGAGGACGTCGACTTCGCGGAGCTCCACGACATGTTCACGATTCTGGAGTTCCTCCAGAGTGAGGACCTCGGCTTCTTCGAGAAGGGCGAGGGCTGGAAGGCCGTCGAGGAGGGCGTCACCGACCGCGACGGCGACCTCCCCATCAACACGTCCGGGGGCCTCAAGTCGAAGGGCCACCCGCTCGGCGCGAGCGGCGTCGCACAGGCGTACGAACTCTACGTGCAGTTGCTCGGCGACGCGGGCGACCGACAGGTCGAGGGCGACGTCGGCCTCGCCTGCAACGTCGGCGGCTTCGGCAACTGCGTGACCACCACCATCCTCGAACAGCCATGAGCTTCGACGCACACCGCTGCCCGAACGGCCACGTCACGTACCCCGGACACACGCGCTGCCCGGAGTGCGGGGAGGAACAGACCGGGACCATCGACCTCGCCGAACGCACCGGCACGGTCGTCACGTGGACGACCGCCACGGCGACGCCGCCGGGCGTCCGCGAGCCCAACCACCTCGCAATCGTCGAGTTCGAGGTGGAGGGCGAGAGCGTGCGCGCGCTCGGTCAGCTCACGACCGCCGACGGCGTCGAAATCGGCGACGACGTCGAACCGGTGTACGCAGAAGAGCTACGCGACCCCGAGGCGGGCATCCGCGAGCCCGACAGCCACGAGTGGGACGGCTACCGGTTCGAACCGGTTTAGTTTTCACTCGAGGCGGTCTCGTAGCTGAGCAACGTAGGGGCTATTGCCCCAGTTCCGGTGTGGACTAATCGTTGCCAACAGCGTTCGTGCGTCGTCGTCGCTCATGTGGTCGTTCCGAGCGTAGTCACAGACGAGTCGTGGCGTCGGGGCGATCCGTGGCCCCTGCAAGACCGCGTGGATGAGCGGGAAGTTCGTCCCGCCGAACTCGTCAGTGAGGAAGCCATCGACGGCAAGCGCGTTCGCGAGCACGATTCCATCGGTTTCGCCGTCGTCGAGGCCAAACGTTGGCCGCGAGTCCGGAGTGTCGTCACGCTCGTAGGGGTCCTCGATGGTGTAGTAGTCGCGAGCCGCGAGGACATTCGTCGCTGCGGCGCCGTGAATATCCTGATACTGCGTGAGCGCCTGAAGTTCCGTGACGACTTCCGGCGGGACGGATACGTCACACGAGGTGAGCAGATACTGCAGCGGGTCCGGAGCGGTACCAGTATCGTACGTTGCGTCAGCACGAGGCACAGCCAGACTGACTATCGCGCTCGTGTCGGTGACGACCGTCCGCAGTCGGTGGCCGGTCATCGCTCGTCGTCGGCGGTATCGACCTTCGTCGCGTCGTCACCGTAGATGTCGACGTCCTCAGGGGCCCCGATATCCAGTGGCTCGTCTTCAAGGTCCGCCTTGAGGAGGCGGAGGCGCTGGGCGGTTTCGGTGCCAACCAGTTGCTTGACGGTCTCGAATTCGAGCTGGTCGTCATAGTACTTCGTCGCGA encodes the following:
- a CDS encoding extracellular solute-binding protein — encoded protein: MSERHSQTRRRFLAAAGVASTTALAGCTGILGDGGSGSGGDGDQPTLADFRGSGELVSGRPAPGGTSIEDLPDLDGELSIYLGGGEGGRYTTLIDLLNQYYDGFEASAQTQPSSQLANVIVDEYESNTTQADVFWSVDAGSLAYVADNSATLDLSSDATSMVADDRFVTDQWAGVAGRSRAIPYNTNQFSASEIPASVDAIATEDRFTDTIGWAPTYGAFHGFVTAMRQLRGEDGTREWLNNMLDQNPARYDSEYATVSQGITNGEVGLGLTNHYYPMLVFANTPDAPLDLAFTENDASALVNTAGASVLDGAADPELADLFVRHLLSAEAQEFLATRGFAFPMIEGVEPVGPLPTIEELSPPDLDLQALSDVQPTIQLLEDVGILS
- a CDS encoding alpha-1 4-glucan-protein synthase, whose translation is MTRDVCVVVPTIREYECMREYFRNARDHGFDLDRLFVVLVTEEFCDTEGMREMLDEEGVAGAVFDGSDREAWFDEQGLEQYSHLIPAASHAQTSFGLLYLWANDFEYGVFIDDDTLPHDEWDFFGTHLDNLAHEGSVEEVSSDEHWVNVLYQSDSDLYPRGYPYSAMDEDVETDTTETDHVVASQGLWTNVPDLDAVRILMDGDLQGQAQTRTGFEDFDRDFVAAEGDYLTVCSMNLAFRREVVPAFYQFPMDDNAWEVGRFDDIWSGVLLKRAADVVGGELYNGAPLCKHNKAPRSTFDDLANEVAGLELNEHFWTEVAAVEPEEDSYEAVARAVGERLVEGDYEEYNNGAFLVECGEYLLDWVDCCAALADQRAPAPADD
- a CDS encoding protein kinase family protein, producing MERHTDGPVDEERVAALRQSVDADGVEELAERLHSDDADERAGAAWRLVEAVTTEPTEVRAVLDDVRDAIRDDDVWVRRGATWVLAELAERQPDALSVQFSDLVSLTRADDPLVRQNGVVALAGVTKSYPARASTGLSAIAPLTQSEDALVQRYAKQAVAEVTAAIAERAEDAGYPMVVRSHPAYADLFPDGVSVVTVNADDDRSRPVHVSFGQNAPVRGEETETDEADAGPPAEIPDPPDVTLDAEAVSPNLKLREGVLTTDYRADVDEDVLEHGLATVRRLHADESAVASAFADAVEQWAGVDDHDHVVAVLGYGARWLATRYDDGDTLDGRGAPVTLAEAVWDASVLTRAVSHAHSRGVVHGGIRSGAVRFVETGARTWDAPLLGDWGFAHAASARRTPPVPAAFAAPEHHNPETYGRFDQATDVYGLGALTYFLLTGEPPGDDEGRIPASEQNPALPASADDLFARALAPEKRARFATLLDFQRALDDFAADLDGVGG
- a CDS encoding glycerate kinase type-2 family protein, producing MGDIWDRATLAETPARETALACVEAGIDAAHPARVVADEIAVDRETLRVADATYDLAGHDRVVVLGGGNAAAHVARVLADALGDRLDGGCVVTDDPIDVPGVAVLPSDHPVPSERGVASTKELLDAARGCDADTLVLAVITGGGSAVLPAPADGLSLSDLQATTEALLRSGAPIHDVNAVRKHCSALKGGQLARALAPATVVTLVFSDVVGNDLDVVASGPTVSDTSTYGDALAVLDDYAVDVPAAVRDRLERGARGDLPETPSEDDPAFEDVDTHVLADGSTALAAASDAARERGYETLILSSCIEGEAREVGGVHAAIGTDAANTGNPVDPPAVVLSGGELTVTVEGDGDGGPNQECALAATHRLPDGAAFACVDTDGIDGASEHAGALVDSETVDDLADARAALHENDAGGFLADQNALLRTGPTGTNVNDLRVLVVEN
- a CDS encoding RNA-guided endonuclease InsQ/TnpB family protein, giving the protein MKRSNTFDVVPQSEEDEELLRRLLDASAALWNEINYERRENYADPDGDVWDISEYRGRYGGTVGASTVQQIERKNREAWKSFFALKEKGEANGKPGFWGNSEDGRELRAYIRNTSYSVEWGEYSRLEILVGQDLKDEYGLGYRERLRLEVRGNPNWKEYEKQGRLELFYDEQAQTFRAFQPVTVDDSRLAHPLASEEAALDIGANNLVACTTTTGTQLLYEGRDLFERFRETTREIALLQSLLEEGRYSSHRIRRLYDRRTKRRDHAQDALARDLIERLYDEGVSTVYVGALTDVLETHWSVETNAKTHNFWAFRAFINRLACTAEEYGISVEVRSEAWTSQECPNCGSIEDTTRHRDTLTCPCGFEGHADLVASETFLRRQTTVTRSMARPVCLKWDDHHWSELPRSVPNEEHTNPQVASVGR
- a CDS encoding universal stress protein, which encodes MSINSGDRPWPQVLDHEGVDWPADEQRILVPFCEAANRTETSLLGASITFGSDGELYILHATEAGGLADANELRDEAELELAVREEFDVPVAQFEDEFSNGVLDAFVDSHSITATVVDREEQGFFSRGRDEQTVASRCHNVVGTRMDTFESPSSILVPVAKGPHSGLATRIAEAIARASGCWIELFHVVGEDASESERGDVDALLDAYEHRLGDDVEVDHHVVEAAEPADEIIEHAGYHDVTVLGAPEKGRLRRFLFGSTTDEVEQDGESGPVLTVHRDTDESVFSRWL
- a CDS encoding sensor histidine kinase; translated protein: MEGNDSNPLEPREDAGRFRYLFEHVQDAVVEFELDDEEPIVATVNHSFCEMFGVDRGEVVGASLNDLIVPSERVTESNRFDQRTAAGKSNYAIVDRRTEDGLKTLLYRGIPSDGGDGGFALYTDLTDEIRQERELSVLNRVLRYNLSEEVDALLDHAEALAASVEDPELVDTARGIRERALALDRTSEEARDIERVLDADPDLEPTDLGHVVQSALDDVPLVDYADVTVDVEDAPRVMSGGHLDRAVAALVDNAIRYTDDETPSVQVTARRTDGEVALTVSDDGPGLPDKERRLLTGDIDLTPLDHGSGLGLWLVRWIATAYDGAVTYEERASGGSDVTLELRVASER